A DNA window from Coffea arabica cultivar ET-39 chromosome 6c, Coffea Arabica ET-39 HiFi, whole genome shotgun sequence contains the following coding sequences:
- the LOC113692554 gene encoding sm-like protein LSM36B codes for MSRTGEKGSATTKTPADFLKSIQGRPVVVKLNFGVDYRGILACLDGCINIAMEQTEEYVNGQLKNKYGDAFIRGNNVLNISTSKRTLVEGA; via the exons ATGAGTAGAACAGGAGAGAAAGGCTCAGCAACCACCAAAACTCCAGCTGATTTTCTTAAATCTATTCAAGGGCGACCTGTTGTTGTCAAGTTGAATTTTGGTGTTGATTATCGAG GCATTCTAGCTTGTCTTGATGGATGTATAAATATAGCAATGGAACAAACAGAGGAGTATGTCAATGGACAGCTGAAGAATAAATATGGGGATGCTTTTATTCGGGGGAATAATG TGTTAAATATCAGCACATCAAAGAGAACTCTAGTAGAAGGTGCATAA